In Mycobacterium sp. SMC-8, a single window of DNA contains:
- a CDS encoding S8 family serine peptidase yields MTISTHGLDSPTTFCQSAPPTMRVSPPKSMTRARTSAWAGRGWCVASAPRKLFVEGVNQEGNLINGTHDPETNSLKPMSGTSFSAAYVSGLAALIRAKVSVDLPAHRGDQPRSSSGRSIPRPPSWTTAWAAVRSTRWPR; encoded by the coding sequence GTGACCATCAGCACCCACGGCCTGGATTCTCCGACCACGTTCTGTCAGTCAGCGCCACCAACAATGAGGGTCAGCCCGCCAAAGTCGATGACCAGGGCACGGACATCAGCGTGGGCGGGCCGTGGGTGGTGTGTGGCGAGCGCACCAAGGAAGCTGTTCGTGGAGGGCGTCAACCAAGAAGGCAACCTGATCAACGGAACTCACGATCCGGAAACCAATTCGCTCAAACCCATGAGTGGCACGAGCTTTTCGGCGGCCTACGTCTCCGGTCTGGCAGCCCTGATCCGGGCAAAAGTATCCGTCGATCTACCGGCCCATCGAGGTGATCAACCGAGATCAAGCTCAGGCCGCTCCATTCCCCGGCCGCCGTCGTGGACAACCGCCTGGGCTGCGGTGCGATCGACCCGGTGGCCGCGTTGA